Proteins encoded in a region of the Marinomonas maritima genome:
- a CDS encoding formate dehydrogenase subunit gamma codes for MTTPRFVTWEPSIAQTIIDEFKAKPGALLPLLHAIQDRFSYIPEDAVALIAGALKLSRAEVHGVISFYHHFRTKQPGRHIVEICRAEACQSVGARGLEAYAKSALGVQYHQTTADNNITLEPVYCLGNCSCGPSVRVGNEVYAEVDSRRFDELVNSLKTERVEIL; via the coding sequence ATGACCACACCGAGATTCGTGACTTGGGAACCTTCCATCGCGCAAACCATAATCGACGAATTCAAAGCAAAACCTGGAGCATTGCTGCCGCTTCTGCACGCTATCCAAGATCGTTTTTCATATATTCCTGAAGACGCTGTGGCGTTAATCGCTGGGGCATTAAAATTGAGTCGTGCAGAAGTGCATGGTGTTATCAGTTTTTATCATCATTTCCGTACTAAACAGCCTGGTCGTCATATAGTTGAAATTTGCCGTGCAGAAGCCTGTCAGTCTGTAGGGGCGCGTGGATTGGAAGCTTACGCAAAGAGTGCGCTAGGTGTGCAATATCATCAAACTACAGCAGATAATAATATTACCTTAGAGCCTGTTTACTGCTTGGGAAATTGCAGTTGTGGTCCATCCGTTCGTGTTGGAAATGAGGTTTACGCAGAAGTCGATTCACGACGCTTTGATGAGTTAGTGAATAGTCTAAAAACAGAGCGAGTGGAGATTCTTTAA